The DNA window GAATCTCTGAAGAAGGAAGGTCGGGTTTTTTGGTAGTATGTTGGTGGGTGAGGGTCTTTGGGGATCCAAGGGAGATTTGAGGAGGGGGTTcagtggattttgggttttgggatcCAATGGCGGGGTGTTGTGACCCGGTTGAGGATCGTTGGGATCCTTGGGGCGTTATTGGAAAAACAAGGGTGGGGATTGGGGGGGATGTGGGTCAGTTGTGggtggggggctctgagggggtGGGGGTCTCTATGGGGGTCTCTGtccttggggctgtgcaggatTTCGTGGCCCAGGGGGGTTGGGAGGTGTCGGTGGCGTCGGCTAGGGCAGGTCGGTGACCTGTGGGAGATGGTGGCGTGGCCACCAGCAGGGGCGTGTCCATTGCCATTACTGGCCTAACGTGgccacctctgctccagcagggaaggCAACCGTGGCAGACAACACGGAGATCTCAGGTGAAGGCAACAACACGACCACCTCCCCCACGACCACCACAACCACCACGACCACCACAACCACGACGACCACGACCACCTCCCCCACGACCCCTACAACCAAAACGACCACCTCCCCCACGACCCCCATGACCACCTCCCCCACGACCCCTACGACCCCTACGACCACAACGACCACAACGACCACCTCCCCCACGACCCCTACGACCACCTCCCCCACGACCACAACGACCACAACGACCACCTCCCCTACGACCACAACGACCACCTCCCCCACGACCACAATGACCACAACGACCACCACGACCACCACGACCCCCACGACCACAACGACCACCTCCCCCACGACCACAATGAACACCTCCCCCACGACCCCCACGACCACCTCCCCCACAACCCCCACGACCACAATGACCACCTCCCCCACGACCCCCACAACCACCTCCCCCACGACCCCTACGACCACAATGACCACCTCCCCCACGACCCCTACGACCATAATGACCACCTCCCCCACGACCCCTACGACCACCTCCCCCACAACCCCTACGACCACAATGATCACCTCCCCCACGACCCCTACGACCACCTCCCCCACGACCCCTATGACCACCTCCCCCACGACCCCTACGACCACAATGACCACCTCCCCCACGACCCCTACGACCACAACAACCACCTCCTCCACGACCCCTACGACCACCTCCCCCACGACCCCTACGACCACAATGACCACCTCCCCTACGACCCCTACGACCACCTCCCCCATGACCCCTACAACCACAATGACCACCTCCCCCACGACCCCTACGACCACAATGACCACCTCCTCCACGACCCCTACGACCACCTCCCCCACGACCCCTACGACCACAGTGACCACCTCCCCCACGACCCCTACGACCACAATGACCACCTCCCCTACGACCCCTACGACCACCTCCCCCACGACCCCTACGACCACAATGACCACCTCCCCCACGACCCCTACGACCACAATGACCACCTCCCCCACGACCCCTACGACAACCATGACCACCTCCCCCACGACCCCTACAACCACAATGACCACCTCCCCCACGACCCCTACGACCACCTCCCCCACAACCCCTACGACCACAATGACCACCTCCCCCACGACCCCTACGACCACAATGACCACCTCCCCCACGACCCCTACAACCACAGTGACCACCTCCCCCACGACCCCTACGACCACAATGACCACCTCCCCCACGACCCCTACGACCACAATGACCACCTCCCCCACGACCCCTACGACCACCATGACCACCTCCCCCACGACCCCTACGACCACCATGACCACCTCCCCCACGACCCCTACGACCACAATGACCACCTCCCCCACGACCCCTACGACCCCTACGACCACCTCCCCCACGACCCCTACGACCACAATGACCACCTCCCCCACGACCCCTACGACCACAATGACCACCTCCCCCACGACCCCTACGACCACCTCCCCCACGACCCCTACGACCACAATGACCACCTCCCCCACGACCCCTACGACCACCTCCCCCACGACCCCTACGACCACAATGACCACCTCCCCCACGACCCCTACGACCACAATGACCACCTCCCCCACGACCCCTACGACCCCTACGACCACCTCCCCCACGACCCCTACGACCACAATGACCACCTCCCCCACGACCCCTACGACCACCTCCCCCACGACCCCTACGACCACAATGACCACCTCCCCCACGACCCCTACGACCACAATGACCACCTCCCCCACGACCCCTACGACCACCTCCCCCACGACCGCTACGACCACAATGACCACCTCCCCCACGACCCCTACGACCACAATGACCACCTCCCCCACGACCCCTACGACCACAATGACCACCTCCCCCACGACCCCTACGACCACAATGACCACCTCCCCCACGACCCCTACGACCACAATGACCACCTCCCCCACGACCCCTACGACCACCTCCCCCACGACTCCTACGACCACAATGACCACCTCCCCCACGACCCCTACGACCACAATGACCACCTCCCCCACGACCCCTACGACCACAATGACCACCTCCCCCACGACCCCTACGACCACCTCCCCCACGACCCCTACGACCACCATGACCACCTCCCCCACGACCCCTACGACCACCATGACCACCTCCCCCACGACCCCTACGACCACAATGACCACCTCCCCCACGACCCCTACGACCACAATGACCACCTCCCCTACGACCCCTACGACCACCTCCCCCACGACCCCTACGACCACAATGACCACCTCCCCCACGACCCCTACGACCACAATGACCACCTCCCCCACGACCCCTACGACCACCTCCCCCACGACCCCTACGACCACAATGACCACCTCCCCCACGACCCCTACGACCACCTCCCCCACGACCCCTACGACCACAATGACCACCTCCCCCACGACCCCTACGACCACCTCCCCCACGACCCCTACGACCACAATGACCACCTCCCCCACGACCCCTACGACCACAATGACCACCTCCCCCACGACCCCTACGACCACAATGACCACCTCCCCCACGACCCCTACGACCCCTACGACCACCTCCCCCACGACCCCTACGACCACAATGACCACCTCCCCCACGACCCCTACGACCACCTCCCCCACGACCCCTACGACCACAATGACCACCTCCCCCACGACCCCTACGACCACAATGACCACCTCCCCCACGACCCCTACGACCACCTCCCCCACGACCGCTACGACCACAATGACCACCTCCCCCACGACCCCTACGACCACAATGACCACCTCCCCCACGACCCCTACGACCACAATGACCACCTCCCCCACGACCCCTACGACCACAATGACCACCTCCCCCACGACCCCTACGACCACAATGACCACCTCCCCCACGACCCCTACGACCACCTCCCCCACGACTCCTACGACCACAATGACCACCTCCCCCACGACCCCTACGACCACAATGACCACCTCCCCCACGACCCCTACGACCACAATGACCACCTCCCCCACGACCCCTACGACCACAATGACCACCTCCCCCACGACCCCTACGACCACCTCCCCCACGACCCCTACGACCACAATGACCACCTCCCCCACGACCCCTACGACCACCTCCCCCACGACCCCTACGACCACAATGACCACCTCCCCCACAACCCCTACGACCACCTCCCCCACGACCCCTACGACCACCATGACCCCCCCGACCACCACGACCCCCACAAGCCCCACGACTACCACGACCACCATGACCACCACGACCATTGACCCTGTGACCACCTCGACCCCCATCGCCACAACCACCTCAACTGTCCCCACTACCACCGTGGCCATCACCACCAGCACAGACCCAACAAGTGAGTCTCCCTCCCTGGTGGCCCTCCATGGCCACGTCCCTTCTCCCTGACCTCTCCCCCATGCTCTCCAGGCGGCTCCTGGGCTTTCTGTGTCACAGCACCTGTGTCCTTGGCTCCCTCTTCCAGATCCATGCTTGAACGGTGGCACGTGGGAGAATGGCAAGTGCTCGTGTGTCGGGGGCTTCCAAGGTGACCGCTGCCAAGACCTCGTCTGCAAAAATAATGGCACCTGGGACAATGGCGTCTGCCAGTGCACCCCAGATTTCGAAGGGCCCACGTGTGAGGCCCCCAAGAACAGCGTGGAGATCAAAAACGGTATGGAGCTGCCCCGTGGTGCCGTGGGGTGGCCACCAGGCCTGGGCTACGAGTGGTCAGCTGGGGGTTGGGGCTTCTGTGAGGGTGTGGCTTGGGAATGGGGTCACCATGGAGGGACTGGGACCAGCTCAGAGGGTGCAGCCAGGGGACGAGGCCACCAATGGGGCCACCATGGAGGGATTGAACCCAGGATGAGTTTGGGTCACCACAGAGGGACCAGCCAAGAAATGGGGTCACCCTGGGGAGACTGACCTGGGATTGGGGCCACCATGGTGGGTCCAAGCTATCCAAGGCCAGCAGGggtggggtggggacacccGGGTCCTCTCCTTATGGGGTCTCCTCTGCTTGACCAAGTGACGGTGAACACGACGGTGGAGATGGAGGCCAAAATCGACGAGAAATTTGATGACAATCTCAAAGATCCATCCTCAGAATATTACAAGAACTTTGTGGAAAGGTTCCAGAACCAGGTCAGGGCTCAGCGATGCCAggggtgaccctggggacagccccttGAGGGGCATGGGGACCGCGATGGAGGCTTGGATCTCTTCTCTTTGTCTTCCAGATGAAGAAGATTTATGGGAATATCACGGGCTACCAAGGTGTGGAGATCAGAAGCCTGAGGTGAGTCCTCACCGGTGGCCCAGGTAGggtcctgcccctctccagtgCTCCtgtggggtggtttggggtgaaGGAACCCATGGGGGTCACTTTGAGGTGATTCCCTTCAAGTTTGGAGCATCCAAAGCCGCACTGTGTCCATAGGGCTCCTCTAGGACGGTCCAGCCCCGCGTAACCGTGGTGTCCCTCCATACTGGGCATCCCATACTGGTCCCAGTTTGGTCCAGAGCCAAACTCTGCCCTTTCTTCTTGCAGCAAGGGCAGCATCGTGGTGAACTACACGGTCATCGtgactgtccctgtcaccaccaAGGTCAACGAGACGATGAAGAACATCTCAGACAACCTCGTCACTGCTTTGAAAAGCCAAAGGGAATGTGACGAGAACTGCACAGGGAGCAACTGTGAGTGACCCCGGGGTCAGCACAGCTGGACTCGGCCAGCTTGGGGTCCTGGCTGGTCCTGGTCGGCCTCGGGGTTGCCCACCAACCCGTCCTCTCTCCACGCCAGGTTCTTTCTGCTTCAACCCCGACGCCACCAAAATCAATGTGCCACAGGTGGTAGTAAGTAAGTGAAGCCCATGGGGGGTTTTGGGTGTTCCCAAAAACCTGAGCACCCCCAAACCTGAGTTCCCCACCCACAGATGTGTGCCAGTCCTACATCCAGAATGACTTCCGAGAGTTCTACATGGATCTACCGACCGAGGACGGCGTCCTCTGCATCACGCGCTGCGACACTCGCCACTCCGACTGCCTGAAGTGTAGCTCCTACGGCAGCTGCTCCTTGAGCAGGGCGGGGCCCTACTGCGAGTAAGGACCCGCCTCCCAAAATGGGTggtgtcccccctccccaaatcccacggCTCTCGTGGTCAGGATCGCCGCGATCTGCCCGCCATCGTGACCCTCGTGGTGATGTCACGACTGTGAGCACCCCACTCCTGTGATCCCCGTGACCATGATGACCCCGTCAACGTGACACTGTGACCACCATGACCATAACAaccccactgccatggccaCCATGACCACCATGACAATCCCACCACTGTGACCCCCATGACCATGACGATCCCACCACCATGACCACCATGACGACCCCATCAATGTGACCACCATGGCCACCATGACCACCATGACAATCCCACCACTGTGACCCCCATGACAATGATGACCCCATCAATGTGACCACCATGACCACCATGACCACCATGACCATGATGACCTCACTTCCATGACCACCATGGCCACCATGACCACCATTATGACCATGCATACCCAAGACCCCCATGACCATGGTGACCCCACCACCATGACTCTCATGACCATGATGACCCCACTTCCATGACCAACATGACCACCATGACCACCATGACTACCACGACCACCATGACCACCATGATGACCATGAATACCCAAGAGCCCCATGACCATGGTGACCCCACCATCATGACTCTCATGACCATGATGACCCCACTTCCATGACCAACATGACCACCATGACCACCATGGCCACCATGATGACCATGCATACCCAAGAGCCCCATGACCATGGTGACCCCACCATCATGACTCTCATGACCATGATGACCCCACTTCCATGACCAACATGACCACCATGGCCACCATGGCCACTATGGCCACCATGATGACCATGAATACCCATGACCCCCATGACCATGGTGACCCCACCATCATGACTCTCATGACCATGATGACCCCACTTCCATGACCAACATGACCACCATGACCACCATGGCCACCATGGCCACTATGGCCACCATGATGACCATGAATACCCATGACCCCCATGACCATGGTGACCCCACCACCGTGACTCTCATGACCATGATGACCCCATCGCTGTGACCCCCATGACCATGACGACCCCACATGACCACCATGACCACCATACCCACCATGGCCACCATGACCATCATGATGACCATGAGAATCCCACCACTGTGACCACCATGACTATGACGACCTCACTGCAatggccaccatggccaccatGACCACCATGACAATCCCACCACTGTGACCCCCATGACCATGACGATCCCACCACCATGACCACCATGACGACCCCATCAATGTGATCTCCATGACCACCATGACCACCATGACCACCATGATGACCATGACAATCCCACCACTGTGACCCCCACGACCATGACGATCCCACCACCATGACCACCATGACGACCCCATCAATGTGACCACCATGGCCACCATGACCACCATGACAATCCCACCACTGTGACCCCCATGACAATGATGACCCCATCAATGCGACCACCATGACCACCATGACCACCATGACCACCATGACCATGATGACCTCACTTCCATGACCACCATGGCCACCATGACCACCATTATGACCATGCATACCCAAGACCCCCATGACCATGGTGACCCCACCACCATGACTCTCATGACCATGATGACCCCACTTCCATGACCAACATGACCACCATGACCACCATGGCCACCATGGCCACTATGGCCACCATGATGACCATGAATACCCATGACCCCCATGACCATGGTGACCCCACATGGCCACCATGACCACCATGACCACCatggccaccatggccaccatGACCACCATGACAATCCCACCACTGTGACCCCCATGACCATGACGATCCCACCACCATGACCACCATGACGACCCCATCAACGTGACCACCatggccaccatggccaccatGACAATCCCATGACTCCCATGATCATGACGACCTCATTGCCatggccaccatggccaccatGACAATCCCACCACTGTGACCCCCATGACAATGATGACCCCATCAACGTGACCGCCATGACCACCATGACCACCATGACCATGATGACCTCACTTCCATGACCACCATGACCACCATGGCCACCATGACCACCATTATGACCATGCATACCCATGACCCTCATGACCATGATGACCCCACTTCCATGACCAACATGACCGCCATGACCACCATGACCACCATGGCCACCATGATGACCATGAATACCCATGACTCCCATGACCATGGTGACCCCACCACCGTGACTCTCATGACCATGATGACCCCATCGCTGTGACCCCCATGACCATGACGACCCCACCTGACCACCATGACCACCATACCCACCATGACCACCACggccaccatggccaccatggccaccatggccaccatGACCGTTCCCACAGGTGCTCGGACCGGGCGGCCTACTGGTACCAGGGCCAACTCTGCGATTCCCGCGTCAGCAAGCTGGCCGTGGGCGTGGGCGTCCCGGTGGCCATCTTGGTGCTGGTCACCATTGTCTTCACTATCCTCCTGGTGCAATCCCGGAGGCAGAAGAAGAACTACAGGTAAAGGTGTCACcgtggggtgagctgggggtcCCATGGGGGTCCCGAGTTTCATCCCATGCCGCTCCCACCGCACAGGAACAAACTGAGATCCCGCACGGAGCTCTACGACAGCGATGATGGCAACTGGGAGGGACCCCAAGGCTTTGCCATGGGCAACTCGGCAGCCACCTGGGAAGGTAACGGGCACggaggtgggggtgggggtggccatgggggtttgggggtctctgtGGCACCCCAGGGGTCCACGGCACCTCTTGTTCCACCCCACAGACAT is part of the Catharus ustulatus isolate bCatUst1 chromosome 37, bCatUst1.pri.v2, whole genome shotgun sequence genome and encodes:
- the LOC117009888 gene encoding mucin-2-like, which encodes MTTSPTTPTTTSPTTPTTTMITSPTTPTTTSPTTPMTTSPTTPTTTMTTSPTTPTTTTTTSSTTPTTTSPTTPTTTMTTSPTTPTTTSPMTPTTTMTTSPTTPTTTMTTSSTTPTTTSPTTPTTTVTTSPTTPTTTMTTSPTTPTTTSPTTPTTTMTTSPTTPTTTMTTSPTTPTTTMTTSPTTPTTTMTTSPTTPTTTSPTTPTTTMTTSPTTPTTTMTTSPTTPTTTVTTSPTTPTTTMTTSPTTPTTTMTTSPTTPTTTMTTSPTTPTTTMTTSPTTPTTTMTTSPTTPTTPTTTSPTTPTTTMTTSPTTPTTTMTTSPTTPTTTSPTTPTTTMTTSPTTPTTTSPTTPTTTMTTSPTTPTTTMTTSPTTPTTPTTTSPTTPTTTMTTSPTTPTTTSPTTPTTTMTTSPTTPTTTMTTSPTTPTTTSPTTATTTMTTSPTTPTTTMTTSPTTPTTTMTTSPTTPTTTMTTSPTTPTTTMTTSPTTPTTTSPTTPTTTMTTSPTTPTTTMTTSPTTPTTTMTTSPTTPTTTSPTTPTTTMTTSPTTPTTTMTTSPTTPTTTMTTSPTTPTTTMTTSPTTPTTTSPTTPTTTMTTSPTTPTTTMTTSPTTPTTTSPTTPTTTMTTSPTTPTTTSPTTPTTTMTTSPTTPTTTSPTTPTTTMTTSPTTPTTTMTTSPTTPTTTMTTSPTTPTTPTTTSPTTPTTTMTTSPTTPTTTSPTTPTTTMTTSPTTPTTTMTTSPTTPTTTSPTTATTTMTTSPTTPTTTMTTSPTTPTTTMTTSPTTPTTTMTTSPTTPTTTMTTSPTTPTTTSPTTPTTTMTTSPTTPTTTMTTSPTTPTTTMTTSPTTPTTTMTTSPTTPTTTSPTTPTTTMTTSPTTPTTTSPTTPTTTMTTSPTTPTTTSPTTPTTTMTPPTTTTPTSPTTTTTTMTTTTIDPVTTSTPIATTTSTVPTTTVAITTSTDPTNPCLNGGTWENGKCSCVGGFQGDRCQDLVCKNNGTWDNGVCQCTPDFEGPTCEAPKNSVEIKNVTVNTTVEMEAKIDEKFDDNLKDPSSEYYKNFVERFQNQMKKIYGNITGYQGVEIRSLSKGSIVVNYTVIVTVPVTTKVNETMKNISDNLVTALKSQRECDENCTGSNCSFCFNPDATKINVPQVVVNVCQSYIQNDFREFYMDLPTEDGVLCITRCDTRHSDCLKCSSYGSCSLSRAGPYCE